AAGGACGGCGAAGTATTCGTGCAGTTCGTGTCGCCGAACGCACCGTTGCCCACGGCGAACACGCCTTCTGTTACGACGTCCACGCGCGGTGAGATGTCGGCGGCGCCGCTGCATATGGTGCCGAATCCGGAATCGCGCGCGAAGCCGGATCGCAAGCACGGTGGTAAGGCGGCTGCTGCAAAAGACAAGAAGGCTGCGCACTGAGCATCGCCAGAGCAGCACAACGGCTCAGTACGAAGGATGTAAAAAAAGGCACGGTGAGAACCGTGCCTTTTTCTTTGGGCTCGGCGCCGCGCGCCAAGCCCGGAATCTTGCAACGCGCGGACTGCCGGCGCGTCTTACCAGCCCCAGTATGGCCCGTAACCCACGCCGATACCCGTACCCCAGCCGTGCCCCCAGCCACCGCCGTAATAGCTGCCATACACGCTGACAGGCGGCGCGTAGTAACGCGACCATGCTTGCGCCGCATTTTCAGCGGCCATCGCCTGATTCTGCTCGGCCATCACCTGATGGTCGATCGCGTCATAGCGCTGGCGTTCTTCAGGTGTCAGTGGTTGGGCGGTGGCGGCCATGCCTGACTGATCGGCCGGCAGCCGGCTATAAATCGGCGACGGCCCCGGCGGATCCATCACGCAGCCAGCGAGCGCACCGCTGCCCACGACGACAGCCAGCACGGCGGTCGTGCGTGCATGGCGCAGCAGCCGTATCAACGAAGTAGGGTGGTTCATGTTCGATCTCCATCGGTCGGATGCCTAAGCAAATCATGCACCGCGCGCACCGCCAATGATCCAACGCAATGATCAAAGATACTGCGCCGCCCGGGCCCTGAAAAGGCAGCGGGCGGCGCGGTATTTTGACTGCCGTCATACAGGTGTGATGAATCGCCGTTCGGCGCGTATGGAATCCGCGCGCCGGCGAGCCGTTTAGTGCCGCTGTTCAGCCGCGGGCGTCACACCTTGTGAGAGCGCTTCGGCGACAAAAAGTTGCGCCACGTCGACTGGATCGAACTCGTAACGCTGGTTGCAGAACTCACAATGAATCTCGACATGACCACGTTCTTCGAGCACGCCGTCCACTTCCTCGCGGCCCAGCATCTTCAGCATGCCGCCGACTTTTTCGCGCGAACACGTGCACTCGAAGCGCGCCGTGGCCGGTTCGAAATGCTGGACGTTTTCCTGCCAGAACAGGCGACGGAAAACCGTTTCCGGTTCTTCCTTCAGCAACTCGTCTTGCGAGAGCGTGCCGCCCAGCGTGCAGACGCGCTCCCACGTGTCCGCGTCCAGATCGCCCGGATGGGGGACGATGCCGCCGTCGCCCGGCAATTTTTGCAGCAGCATGCCGACCGCACGCTCGGTGTTCGCCGCGAGCCACAGGCGCGTGTCGAGCTGCTCCGAGTGATGCATGTAATGCTCGAGCACTTCGGCCATCGAATTGAGCGGGCCGTCCACGCCCGACAGCGGCACGATACTTTGGTACGGCTGCTGGCCGGGCTGCTTGCTGGCCGGGTCGAGCGTGATCACGCAACGGCCGTGGCCGCTCGCATTCAGCAGGTCGACCATGCTGGTCGTCTCACCGATCACGTCGGCCGCTTCGCCGGAGAGCTTGGCGGTCGCGCGCATCGACAGATCGGAGCCGCATTGCACCACCAGCATCTTGACCGGGCCGTCGCCGAAAATCTGCATGATGAGCGTGCCGTCGAACTTGAGATTCGCCGACAGCAGCGCGCACGCGGCCATCATTTCGCCCAGAACCGTGCGCACCGGCGCCGGATAATCGCGGCGCGTCAGCACTTCCTGCCACGTATTGCGCAGCGAAACGATCTCGCCACGCACCGGCGCCGCGCTGAACATGAATTTTTGCAACTGGTCGCTCACAACTTTTCCTCGGTCGAATGACGCAGCGTGATGCCGCGCCGTGCGCGCCGCGCGCTCCGGCTGGTTAGCCGATGCGCACGAGCTGCGCCTTGTAATATTCGCGGCGCTCGGCATACGTTGCCGCGCCGCGCTGCATGTTGGCGATATCCGTCTCGGTCAGTTCGCGCACCATCTTGGCGGGCGCGCCGAGAATCAGCGAATTGTCGGGGAACACCTTGCCTTCGGTCACGATGGCGCCCGCTCCGACCAGACAGTTGCGGCCGATCACCGCTCCATTCAAGACCACGGCCTGAATTCCGATCAGCGCGCCTTCCTTGATCGTGCAGCCGTGCAGCATGACCTGATGGCCGATCGTCACGTTCGGCTCGATCGTCAGCGGGAAACCGGGGTCGGTGTGCAGCACGGCGTTTTCCTGCACGTTGCTGCCGGCGCCGATGGTGATTGGCTCGTTGTCGCCGCGAATCGTCGCGCCGAACCAGACGCTCGCGTTTTCCGCGAGCGTCACATTGCCGATGATGCTCGCCGAATCCGCGACGAAGACGCTTTCATGGATGGTCGGGGCGGCTTCGCCAAGCTTGTAAATGGTCACGGTGTCTCCTGTTGATCGGTGGCTACGCGCGCGGGATGGGGCGCCGAACTGCCTGAAACGTCTTGCCGCGCCGCGCTGTCGCGTCTTGCCGGCGCATCGGGCGCGGTGGATGGTCGAATCGAGTATTGTAAACGGTTGTGTGGTTGGGCCGCTTGGTCCGGCCGTCGGGGCGATCGTTGCTGCGCTGTTCGGGCTGCTGTTGGCGTGGTTGCGCCGGCAGGCGTGCTTTGCCGGCCGCCTGCCAAAGCGTCGGTTGCCGTTAGATTCGCCATTTCCCGAGCCATGCCGGTTGCGGCTTCCGTTGCTGTTTCCTTTGTCGATTCGCTTGCCATGATGTCCGCCGCTCCGTCAGCACCATCCGTTCCGCCAGTTTCGCCCGCTTCCAATGTCGGGCGCGACGCCCATTGCGCGCGCACCGCAGCGCTCGCCGCGTTATGCGAAGCCGATCCGGCCGCGAAGGCCCGCGCGGCCCGCGCGCTCTACGCCGCCGTACTCGAAGGCCGCATGGCATGCGCCACGGACCTCGAACTCGACGAACCGGCCGGTTTACCAGGCCGTCCCGCGCGGCCCGAACTGGTCGATCCGCGGCATTTGAAGCGGCGCAGCATGCAATCGCCGCAGGGGCGCGCGGTCCTGCTGCACGCGCTCGCGCACATCGAATTCAACGCCATCAATCTAGCGCTCGACGCGGTCTGGCGCTTCGCCGGCATGCCCGCCGCGTTCTACACCGACTGGCTCAAAGTCGCCGCCGAAGAGGCGTATCACTTCTCACTGCTAACCGCGCGCCTCGCCGAGTATGGCCACGTCTACGGCGATTTTCCGGCCCACGACGGCCTGTGGGACATGTGCGAGCGTACGCGCGGCGACGTGCTGGCGCGCATGGCGCTGGTGCCGCGCACGCTCGAAGCTCGCGGCCTCGACGCCTCGCCGCCGATCCGGGCGCGCCTGGTGCAGGCCGGCGATCAGGCGTCGGCGGCGATTCTCGATGTCATCCTGCGCGACGAAATCGGCCACGTGCTGATCGGCAATCGCTGGTTCCGCCACCTGTGCGACGACAGCGGCCTCGACCCTCATGAGACCTACACGCGCCTCGCCGACCAGTATCACGCACCGAAATTACGTGGTCCGTTCAATTTCGAGGCGCGTCGCGACGCGGGATTCGACGAAGCCGAACTGGCCGCGCTGGCAGCCCTTGCGGGTCTCGACGCGCAGGAAGCGGCGCTGCCGTCCACCGACGACTGAGACTTGCTTCACCATCCGACCCGTGCGCCGACGTCTATCTCGTTATAATCGAACGACCATTCTTTTTTTGGACGTGCCGTTCATGAACACTTCCCAGTCTGAATTCATCGCCGTGCGCGGCATCCGTCTGCATGTACGGCGCTGGGGCAACCCGGATGCGCCGAAGCTTTTCATGCTGCACGGCTGGATGGACGTGGCCGCCTCGTTCCAGTTCGTCGTCGACGCGTTGGGCGGCGACTGGCAGGTGCTGGCGCCGGACATGCGCGGCTTTGGCCTGTCGGACTGGCCGGTGGCGCAGCACGGTGGCGGCAACTACTGGATTCAGGACTATCTGGGCGATCTCGACGCCTTGCTCGACCACTACGCGCCGACCGGCGAGGTGAATCTGGTGGGCCACAGCATGGGCGCGAACATTGCCTGCATGTATGCGGGCGTGCGGCCGGAGCGGGTGCGGTGCGTGGTCGACCTCGAAGGCTTCGGTCTCGCGCCGTCGCACCCGGCGCAAGCGCCCAGGCGGCTGCGCAACTGGCTCGACGAATTGCGCGATCCGCCGCAACTGAAGCGCTACGCGTCGCTCGACGACGTCGCCGCGCGCCTGATCAAGACCAATCCGCGGCTCGCCCCGCAGCGCGCGCAGTTTCTCGCGCTGCACTGGTCGAAGCCGGA
The nucleotide sequence above comes from Paraburkholderia sp. FT54. Encoded proteins:
- the hslO gene encoding Hsp33 family molecular chaperone HslO, with protein sequence MSDQLQKFMFSAAPVRGEIVSLRNTWQEVLTRRDYPAPVRTVLGEMMAACALLSANLKFDGTLIMQIFGDGPVKMLVVQCGSDLSMRATAKLSGEAADVIGETTSMVDLLNASGHGRCVITLDPASKQPGQQPYQSIVPLSGVDGPLNSMAEVLEHYMHHSEQLDTRLWLAANTERAVGMLLQKLPGDGGIVPHPGDLDADTWERVCTLGGTLSQDELLKEEPETVFRRLFWQENVQHFEPATARFECTCSREKVGGMLKMLGREEVDGVLEERGHVEIHCEFCNQRYEFDPVDVAQLFVAEALSQGVTPAAEQRH
- a CDS encoding gamma carbonic anhydrase family protein, encoding MTIYKLGEAAPTIHESVFVADSASIIGNVTLAENASVWFGATIRGDNEPITIGAGSNVQENAVLHTDPGFPLTIEPNVTIGHQVMLHGCTIKEGALIGIQAVVLNGAVIGRNCLVGAGAIVTEGKVFPDNSLILGAPAKMVRELTETDIANMQRGAATYAERREYYKAQLVRIG
- a CDS encoding ferritin-like domain-containing protein, whose translation is MMSAAPSAPSVPPVSPASNVGRDAHCARTAALAALCEADPAAKARAARALYAAVLEGRMACATDLELDEPAGLPGRPARPELVDPRHLKRRSMQSPQGRAVLLHALAHIEFNAINLALDAVWRFAGMPAAFYTDWLKVAAEEAYHFSLLTARLAEYGHVYGDFPAHDGLWDMCERTRGDVLARMALVPRTLEARGLDASPPIRARLVQAGDQASAAILDVILRDEIGHVLIGNRWFRHLCDDSGLDPHETYTRLADQYHAPKLRGPFNFEARRDAGFDEAELAALAALAGLDAQEAALPSTDD
- a CDS encoding alpha/beta hydrolase; amino-acid sequence: MNTSQSEFIAVRGIRLHVRRWGNPDAPKLFMLHGWMDVAASFQFVVDALGGDWQVLAPDMRGFGLSDWPVAQHGGGNYWIQDYLGDLDALLDHYAPTGEVNLVGHSMGANIACMYAGVRPERVRCVVDLEGFGLAPSHPAQAPRRLRNWLDELRDPPQLKRYASLDDVAARLIKTNPRLAPQRAQFLALHWSKPDGAGRYMLLADPAHKLRGPALYRLDEVMATWRKVSAKVLHVEAANSPTLAQIAGEIPLDEFKARFQAFPNWREKIIDEAGHMVHHDQPEQVAALIEGFCA